In Bradyrhizobium erythrophlei, a single genomic region encodes these proteins:
- a CDS encoding efflux RND transporter periplasmic adaptor subunit yields MILAALLSGCEEKQAPQAAAPPAPPVTVAQPVKRTVTDWDEFTGRFDAVQQVQVRPRVGGFITAVEFRDGAFVKEGDLLYLIDARPFEAVATQAEGQLSDARAKVELAKRDLERGLALVQTSAVSEQLVDQRRQALQAAYAAVTQAEGSLKAAQLNVEFTHVTAPISGRVSRHLVDLGNLVQGSEGNSTLLTSIVTLDPIYVYFDIDEATYIKYNKLWFEGKRPSSRDTPNPVQVSLTGETKPSRNGTINFLDNQLDVSTGTLRGRAVIPNTDLSILPGQFGRVRLIASAPYEALLVPDTAIATDQSRKILFVVKDDNTVEAKAVVLGPLDEGLRVIREGLKPEDRVVVDGLQRVRVGAKVTPHEAKPAPAGGKT; encoded by the coding sequence ATCATTCTCGCGGCGCTGTTGTCGGGCTGCGAGGAAAAGCAGGCGCCGCAGGCGGCGGCCCCGCCGGCGCCCCCTGTCACCGTGGCCCAGCCTGTCAAACGAACCGTCACGGATTGGGACGAGTTCACGGGGCGGTTTGATGCGGTCCAGCAGGTTCAGGTTCGTCCCCGTGTCGGCGGCTTCATCACGGCCGTGGAATTCCGTGACGGCGCCTTCGTCAAGGAGGGCGATCTTCTGTACCTCATCGATGCCCGGCCGTTCGAGGCGGTCGCCACGCAGGCCGAGGGTCAGCTCTCGGATGCGCGCGCCAAGGTCGAGCTTGCCAAGCGCGATCTCGAGCGTGGCCTCGCCCTGGTCCAGACCAGTGCAGTGTCCGAACAGCTCGTCGACCAGCGCCGCCAGGCGTTGCAAGCCGCCTACGCCGCGGTGACGCAGGCCGAGGGCTCGCTGAAGGCGGCGCAGCTCAATGTCGAGTTTACCCATGTCACGGCGCCGATCAGCGGCCGGGTTAGCCGGCATCTCGTCGACCTCGGCAATCTCGTGCAGGGTAGCGAGGGCAATTCGACGCTGCTGACATCGATTGTGACGCTCGACCCGATCTATGTCTACTTCGATATCGATGAGGCGACCTATATCAAATACAACAAGCTCTGGTTCGAGGGCAAACGGCCAAGTTCGCGCGATACCCCCAATCCCGTCCAGGTATCGCTGACGGGTGAGACCAAGCCTTCCCGCAACGGCACGATCAATTTCCTCGACAACCAGCTCGACGTTTCGACCGGCACGCTGCGCGGGCGGGCGGTGATTCCCAATACGGACCTGTCGATCCTGCCGGGACAGTTCGGCCGGGTGCGCCTGATTGCGAGTGCGCCATACGAGGCGCTGCTGGTGCCTGATACGGCCATCGCGACCGATCAATCCCGCAAGATCCTGTTCGTTGTGAAGGACGACAATACGGTGGAAGCCAAGGCTGTCGTCCTCGGACCGCTGGACGAGGGCCTGCGCGTGATCCGCGAAGGCCTCAAGCCGGAGGACCGCGTGGTGGTCGATGGACTACAGCGTGTGCGGGTTGGCGCCAAGGTCACCCCGCACGAGGCGAAGCCCGCACCTGCCGGTGGCAAGACATGA
- the uraH gene encoding hydroxyisourate hydrolase, whose amino-acid sequence MLAFAALGDKKALAAGSPGLTTHVLDTANGKPGEGIKIEFSVLEGDTYKLLATVTTNADGRNAQPLLTPENMKAGKYQLVFYIGEYFTKMGAQLPNPPFLEKAVIQFGMADATAHYHVPILATPWSYTTYRGS is encoded by the coding sequence ATGCTGGCGTTCGCAGCATTGGGCGACAAGAAAGCCCTGGCGGCCGGATCGCCGGGGTTGACGACCCACGTGCTCGATACCGCCAACGGCAAACCCGGCGAGGGCATCAAGATCGAATTCAGCGTCCTCGAAGGCGACACCTACAAACTGCTCGCAACCGTGACCACCAATGCGGACGGCCGCAACGCCCAGCCGCTGCTGACGCCGGAAAACATGAAGGCCGGCAAATACCAGCTGGTATTCTATATCGGCGAATACTTCACCAAGATGGGTGCTCAACTGCCCAATCCGCCCTTCCTCGAGAAGGCCGTCATTCAGTTCGGCATGGCCGACGCCACGGCGCACTATCATGTGCCGATCCTCGCCACGCCCTGGAGCTATACGACCTACCGCGGCAGCTGA
- the uraD gene encoding 2-oxo-4-hydroxy-4-carboxy-5-ureidoimidazoline decarboxylase, translated as MMGLSRLLASVVFALLLGPALTESAVAGPVDMAPINAMDRAAFVVKFGSIFEKSPWVAEKAWEKRPFANLDDLHAAMVTEAKTAPAAQQLALLQAHPDLAGKEAQAGTMTASSVAEQASAGLNTLSAPEFAELTSLNAAYRAKFGFPFIIAVRMYTKEGIFFEFKRRLQNDTQAEFANDLQNVYIITRLRLNKLLDAG; from the coding sequence ATGATGGGTCTTTCCCGGCTGCTTGCGTCCGTGGTTTTCGCATTGCTGCTCGGGCCGGCGCTGACCGAATCCGCGGTCGCCGGCCCGGTCGACATGGCGCCGATCAATGCGATGGACCGCGCCGCCTTCGTGGTGAAGTTCGGCAGTATCTTCGAAAAGTCGCCATGGGTTGCCGAGAAGGCCTGGGAGAAGCGGCCGTTCGCGAACCTCGATGACCTGCACGCCGCGATGGTGACCGAGGCCAAAACCGCGCCCGCAGCCCAGCAGCTCGCGCTGTTGCAGGCCCATCCCGATCTCGCCGGCAAGGAAGCCCAGGCCGGCACCATGACCGCCTCCTCGGTTGCCGAGCAGGCCAGCGCCGGACTCAACACGCTTTCCGCGCCCGAATTCGCGGAGCTGACGAGCCTCAATGCCGCCTACAGGGCGAAATTTGGATTTCCCTTCATCATCGCCGTGAGGATGTACACCAAGGAAGGCATTTTCTTCGAGTTCAAGCGGCGGCTGCAAAACGATACGCAAGCCGAATTCGCCAACGATTTGCAGAATGTCTACATCATCACGCGGCTGCGGCTGAACAAGCTGCTCGACGCGGGCTGA
- a CDS encoding glutathione S-transferase family protein has product MITLYHCTAARSFRPLWALEELGLPYELKMLPFPPRAFAKDYLALNPLGTIPLLIDGDTRMTESAAILQYLVTRHGPTPLAVGVDEPSYGAFLNWLHFGEATLTFPQTLVLRYGKLEPEERRSPQVTADYAKWFLGRLRAVEAAVASNETLCAGRFTVADISVGYALLLADRIGLAKDFGPAVVAYWQQLQARDGFRRAVNAENFAGEAQKVKSFWS; this is encoded by the coding sequence GTGATCACGCTCTATCATTGCACGGCGGCGCGCTCGTTTCGTCCGCTCTGGGCGCTGGAAGAACTCGGGCTTCCGTACGAGCTCAAGATGCTGCCCTTTCCCCCGCGCGCATTTGCCAAGGACTATCTGGCGCTCAATCCGCTCGGCACCATTCCGCTTCTGATCGACGGCGACACGCGGATGACGGAATCCGCTGCCATCCTTCAATATCTGGTCACTCGCCATGGGCCGACGCCGCTCGCGGTCGGCGTCGATGAGCCGAGCTACGGGGCTTTTCTCAACTGGCTGCATTTCGGCGAAGCGACGCTGACGTTCCCGCAAACGCTGGTGCTGCGTTATGGAAAGCTCGAGCCCGAGGAGCGGCGCAGTCCGCAGGTCACGGCCGACTATGCCAAATGGTTCTTGGGCCGGTTGCGCGCGGTCGAAGCCGCGGTTGCCTCTAACGAGACATTGTGTGCCGGCAGGTTCACGGTTGCCGATATTTCCGTCGGCTATGCGCTGCTATTGGCCGACCGCATCGGCCTGGCAAAGGATTTCGGCCCGGCGGTGGTGGCCTACTGGCAACAGTTGCAGGCACGCGACGGATTTCGCCGGGCGGTGAATGCGGAGAACTTCGCTGGCGAAGCGCAGAAGGTTAAGAGCTTTTGGTCGTGA
- a CDS encoding helix-turn-helix domain-containing protein: protein MPTPDKQLSPEQSRQVAETIREEIARRRISRQTLAEQAKLSLSTLEKVLGGRRPFTLATTVRLEEALGVSLRKGLEAASVSAANGDVSPDGLGAYSRRSVAWLEGIYITLRPSFGAKGAIYAYHTDIAWAPAVSCLVFREGERMDADYSQFGEVAVPNQSGHVYLVTNRHGQHRLITVSRPRITGEMYGIITTLLAGRGALLTPAAAPIVFLPIKTIRNPTVGRIASGDANYALYREHLRRTTEEPYALFFQGEPEKDGAA, encoded by the coding sequence ATGCCGACACCGGACAAGCAGCTTTCGCCGGAGCAGAGCCGACAGGTCGCCGAAACGATCCGCGAAGAGATCGCGCGGCGCCGGATTTCGCGGCAGACACTGGCCGAACAAGCCAAGCTCAGCCTTTCGACCCTGGAGAAGGTTCTGGGCGGCCGGCGGCCGTTCACGCTTGCCACCACCGTGCGCCTGGAGGAAGCCCTCGGCGTCTCGCTGCGCAAGGGGCTCGAGGCCGCCTCCGTATCTGCGGCGAATGGCGATGTTTCGCCGGATGGACTTGGCGCTTACTCGCGACGCTCGGTCGCCTGGCTTGAGGGAATCTACATCACGCTAAGGCCGTCGTTTGGGGCCAAGGGTGCGATCTATGCCTATCACACCGACATCGCCTGGGCCCCGGCCGTCTCTTGCCTTGTGTTTCGCGAGGGAGAGCGGATGGACGCCGACTATTCCCAGTTCGGCGAAGTTGCGGTTCCGAACCAGTCCGGCCACGTCTATCTTGTGACCAACCGGCACGGCCAGCATCGCCTGATCACGGTGTCGCGTCCAAGGATCACCGGCGAAATGTATGGGATCATCACGACGCTGCTGGCAGGACGCGGCGCGCTGCTGACGCCGGCGGCTGCGCCAATCGTATTCCTGCCGATCAAGACGATCCGAAATCCGACCGTGGGGCGAATCGCATCCGGCGACGCCAACTACGCGCTCTATCGCGAACATTTGCGGCGCACGACCGAAGAGCCGTACGCGTTGTTTTTCCAGGGCGAGCCAGAAAAGGACGGTGCGGCGTGA